Part of the Streptomyces sp. RFCAC02 genome is shown below.
ACGGAGAAGCACAGGCCGTGCCCCTGACCCTCGCCGTGGTACGGGTCCTGGCCGAGGACCAGCACCTTGACCCGGTCGAACGGGGTGGCGTGCAGGGCGGCGAGGACCTCGTCGCGCGGCGGGAAGACCGGCCCGCGCGCCCGCTCCTCCTCGACGAACGCGGTCAGCTCCTTGAAGTAGGGCTGCTCCAACTCGCCGCCCACGGCCGCCCGCCAGGACTCGGGCAGCGGCGGCGCCCCCGCGCCCGCCGCTCCGGGAACCGCCTGCGGCACCACGCCCGAAACCACCTCTGTACCCACCGTGCATCCACCTTCGCCCTGGCCCGCGGGCCGTGTTCCGTTGACGGTCCCAACGTACCGGTCCCCACTGACACCGCGTCCGGCGCACGGTCCTGCGCACGCCCGGCGGGGATCAGTCGAGAGGACCGCCCGCCACGTACAGGACCTGTCCCGACACGAAACCGGCGTCGTCACCGGTGAGGTACGCGACGGCGCCCGCGACGTCCTCCGGCCGCCCCACGCGCCCGACCGGGATCGAAGCGGCGGCCGCCGTCTTGAAGTCCTCGAAGTCCATCCCGACCCGTGCCGCGGTCGCGGCCGTCATGTCCGTCTCGATGAAGCCGGGCGCGACGGCGTTCGCGGTGATGCCGAATCTCCCCAGCTCGACGGCGAGGGTCTTCGTGAAGCCCTGGAGACCGGCCTTGGCCGCCGCGTAGTTGGCCTGGCCGCGGTTGCCGAGGGCGGAGCTGGAGGAGAGGCTGACGATGCGCCCGAAGCCCGCGTCCACCATGTGCTTCTGGCAGGCCCGTGCCATGAGGAACGCGCCCCGCAGGTGCACGGCGATGACGGTGTCCCAGTCGTCCTCGCTCATGCGGAACAGCAGGTTGTCGCGGATGACGCCGGCGTTGTTGACGAGCACGACGGGCGGCCCGAGCTCCGCCGCCACGCGGTCCACGGCGGCGGTGACGGCCGCCGGGTCGGTGACGTCCGCGCCGAGGGCCAGCGCGGTGCCGCCGGCGGCGCGGATGCGGTCGGCGGTCCGTGCGCAGGCGTCCTCGGCCAGGTCCAGGACGGCGACCGCGCGCCCCTCGGCCGCCAGCCGGACAGCGGTCGCCGCGCCGATGCCCCGGGCCGCGCCGGTGACCAGGGCGACACGGGGCCGCCCCGCCCCTGCCTCGCCGCCGCCGGGGTGAGTGCCGGTACGCTCCGCCATGGGTGCCCCTCCTCCGCCCCGCGTCTACCCGCGGGTAACCACGGGTGACGCTAAAAGCCGGGCAGCCACGTGTCAACGTGGCCGGCGACGCCGCCGTGGGATCAGCGCACCAGGACGTGCAGGAGCCGGTCGAGGGATGCGGCCGGATCGTCCGTCAGGCCGGTGTGGACGGGACCCGGCTGGACGACCGTGCTGCGCGGCGCGACGAGCCAGCGGAAGCGCCGCCCGATCTCGTCCCCCGCCGCCGCCCCGGCCGGTGCGCCGCCCCGGCACACGGACTCGGCGGCGTGCAGCGCGGCGCGGACACCGGTGACGTCGGCCGCGGGGTCGAGCGCCCGCAGCCGTTCCTCGGCGAGGTGGGTCCGCGCGGCGAGGAAGGCGCGGCCCCTGCAGTACAGGAGCACGCCGGCGTTGATGAACTCGCCGCGCTCGACGCGCGGCACCACGCGCAGCACGGCGTACTCGAAGACGTCGTGCGCCGCGCTCACTTCGTGCCCCCGCGGGTCGGGTCGAGGCGCCCCGTGAGCCAGCCAGGCGCCCGGGAGGGGCGGTCGGGCGTGGGCGGGCCGATGGTGATCCGTTCGTGGATGCCGGCCGCGCGGGCGGTGAGGACGCGGACGTACGCGGCGCGCACGTCGTCGGGCGCGTCGAAGCCGGGCTCGTCGGCGAGCCAGGCGTCGGGCACGTCGGCCAGGGCGTCGGCGACCAGGTCCGGGGTGACGCGCGGCGCGAGGTCGGCGACGGCGCCGGCCAGGTCCGGACGGAACGGGGCCAGGACGTGGTCGGACGCGTCGTACGGCCGGGCGGCCGAGGCGTCCGCGGAGGGCCAGTTGTGGTGCCAGATGAGGGCGGCGCCGTGGTCGATCAGCCAGAGGTCGCCGTGCCAGACGAGGAGGTTCGGGTTGCGCCAGGACCGGTCGACGTTCGCGGTGAGGGCGTCGAACCACAGGACCCGGCCGGCCTCGGCGGGGCCGACCTCGTAGGCGAGGGGATCGAACCCGAGCGAGCCGGGGAGGTAGTCCATCCCGAGGTTCAGACCGCCGCTGGACTTGAGCAGCGCCTGCACCTCCTGGTCCGGTTCGGCGAGCCCGATGACCGGATCGAGCCAGATCCGGACCAGATCGGGCACACGCAGCCCGAGCCGCCGGGCGAGCCCGCCGCAGACGACCTCGGCGACCAGCGACTTCCGCCCCTGCCCCGCGCCGGTGAACTTCATGACGTAGGTCCCCAGATCATCGGCCTCGACGATCCCGGGCAGCGACCCGCCCTCCCGCAACGGCGTGACATAGCGGGTGGCGGCGACCTCAGTCAGCATTTCGCCAGGCTATCCGACTCCCCGGCCTTACATTCCACGACCGCCTCCCGGACAGTTTCTGGAGTGGGGTCTTCCGGGATCAGCCGTGGGGAGAATCTGGGGAGTTTGGTTCGGCATGCTGCTCTCCCCTCTCCCCAGCAGTCCGTTGATGGCCGTGCGACCCTTGCTCCCGGCCTCTGGCATGAAGTGTGCATAGTAACCGAGGGTGATCGCCGGTGAAGAGTGCCCCAGCCAGCGGGCCACGGTCACCACGGACTCCCCCGCCTCCAGCATGATCGAGGCGAAGGTGTGCCGCAGCACGTGGAAGCCGTCCTGCGGGGAAGCCTCCCACTGCCACTGCTTCGCCCCCTCGGCCTGGGGCTGGATGACACCGGCCTTGGCCAGCGCGGGCTTCCAGGTGTAGGTGTTCCATGTGTTCACCGCGATGGCGTTGCCGTAGCGGGTGGTGAGCAGCAGGGAGTGCTTTCTCCGTTGCGCGGCCTCCGGCTTCCCCCACGGCAACTCGGCTTCCCCCGGCGGGAACGCCTCGATGTGGCGCTCAAGCTCTTCGGCCACCATGGGAGGCATGTCGACAACGCGGGTCTTCTTGCCCTTGGGCAGGGTGAAGTACAGCCTTCCCTTGATCGCCTGGACCTGGCGTCGGACACGGAGCACGCCGCGTCCGTAGTCGATGTCCTCGGGGCTGAGCCCGAACACCTCGCCCTGCCGGAGCCCGCAGCCGAGCCCGAGCACGACGGCGATCCGGCTACGCGGACTGATGACGTCGCGGACGCGCAGCGCGGTCTCCAGCGGCCATGCCTCGCGGCGCTCCTTCTCGGCCCGCGGCCACCGCACGGACTTCGCGCGCATGGGGTTGGCGGTGAGTCGCTTGTCGTCCACGGCCGCCTCCAGGATGGAGGACAGCTCGGACAAGATGCCACGGCGGTAGTCGACCGAGACGACGACACCGTCCAGCCTCGCGATGTAGGCACGCAGATCGGCCGCCGTAATGCTCCTGAGCGGCAGATGACCCAGGTGCGGGACGATATGGAGGCGTGCTCGCCGCTCCTGGTTGTCCTGGGTCTTCGGGGCGCCCACCCGCCCCGGCGCCCAGTGCTGCGCGATGTAGTCGGCCAGGGTGATCGATCCGTCGCGCGGGTCGACGAGCTCGCCGCGCTCCTCGTCGGTGGCCGCCCGGCGCAGCCACGCCTTGGCATCCTCCAGCGTCGCGAACGAACGGTCCCGGACGCCGGGGATGCCGGCGACCTTGTACCGCTTCCCGGAACCGTAGCGCGCGGTCCGCTCGCGCTTGCCGGTGACGGGGTCCTTCTTCTTCTTGACCCAACGGTCTTCTATGTAGCCGGCCAGGGCCGTCTCCTCCTCGGGAGCGTTTGGTTGAGCGGGCAGGTGCGATGAGGCGGTGCGTCAGACGCTGCGGTGGTCGCGGTCGGGGCGCTGCTGCGGGGGTGTGCTGAGAGGACTCAGCTCGGAATTGGAGCGGGAGTCGGACCGCTCCTGTTCACGGACCCAGGCGTCGAGGGCGCTCCGCCGGTACATGACGCGCCCGCGGGGGCCCATCCGGAAGCTGGGTGGACCCTGGCGCCGGTGGCGCCAGACGTAGAGGGTGTGCGGGGACAGGCCGAGGTATTCGGCAGCTCCTTTGACGTTCAAGAAAAAGACAGCTTGCGACAGCGGAGCAGCGACAGGGGGAACGGAGGACCAAGCGGTGGGCATTCAGTACCTTCTGCTGGGAGCAGGGCAGTCACGCTTGGCGCGCATTCGAATATGGATCGGCGGGATAGTTCCCTCACTCAGGCAAAGGGTCGGAAACTCGAAGGGAAAGACGTGACTGCCAGGGACACATCAATGATCCGGAGAATCGCCGGTTTGGCCAAGCGGCGATCGTCGGCTATGTTGCGCCGCTTGCTCCGCAATGACGCGCGGGGCCATCCCCGAGTAGTTCTGCGGCGCGACTCCGAGAGCTGCGGCGGTGGCCGCCGAACGGACCTTCTTCGGGCTGCTCACGCAGGCCGATGACCGCGGCCGGTTTCGCGACCAGGCCGCAGTCATCGCCAGCCTGTTATGGTCACTGCGCCCCGACCACGGCCCCCTCGGCGTCGAGGGCGACCTCGCCCAACTGCGCGATGAGCTGTTCTGAATTCGGTGGAGACCTTGAAGCCTGGCTATGACGCCGGGGCGTAAGGAGAACCACCGCAGTGCCGGCACCACGCAAGTATCCCGATGAGTTCCGTGAGCGTGCGGTCCGTGAGGTCCGGGTGACCGGGTGACCGGGCGGCCGATCGCGCACGTCGCGAAGGATCTCGGGGTTCACTAGGAGGCCCTGCGGGGCTGGGTCCGCAAGGCCGAGGCGGACACCGGGGACCGCGATGACCGGCTCACGACAGCCGAACGCGAGGAGCTGAAACCCCTCCGGCACCTCGAGTTCGCTCAGCGTCTGCGAACGAGCGGTTTTCAGCCCTCACAGTGGCCGCCTGCAAAAACGGGCCTCACGCTTCTTCGGGTTGTTCCTTGCGTGCGGCTGCGTCGTCCAGGACCGACAGGACTGCGAGGCCGAGTGCTGTGTCGTCGGCTTCGTGGAGCGCGGGGTCGGGCATGGGTTCTGCGGTGTCGTCGTCCAGGGCGATGTGCAGTTCGTGGGAGAACCACCACCAGGAGCGGTCCAGGACGGCGAGGACGCGGCGGGCCGTGGCGCGCGTGGTGGCGGACGCGGGGCGGGCGGTCGCTCCGATGGCGATGCCGGCCGCCAGGACGGCCGCCGTACGGACCACCGTACGGCCGCGCCGCGAGGACGGGTCTCGTCTGGTCACAGATACACCGCCCCGACGTGTTCGAGCATGCGTGTCCACGCGCGGCCGTCGTCCCGCGCCATCCGGGTCGAGCGGGCGAAGAAGGCGATGAGCGGCAGAGCGTGGTCGATGATCCGCCTGACGTGTGGGGAGTACGGGCGTGGGGCACTGAAGCAGGCGGCGGTGTGGCAGGCCATGTCCATCAGGCAGCGCACGAGCAGGTGGCCGGCCCAGCGGCGGGTCGCCCCCTGGCCGCGGACCTGGCGCTCGCGGTCGTTGATGACGGCGTCGACGCCGTGCAGGATGCGTGAGCGTCTCATGTCGATCGGGTCCATGACCGCGGCGGTCAGCAGGGTCCGGGAGAGGAGCTGGGCAAGATCATCGTCGATGGGAGCCATGCGCAGCCTCGGGGACAGCAGTGTGGGCGTGTTCGGGGCGGGCCAGCGCACGTGCTCCACGCACAGGGAGCCGTGGCTGAGTTCTCGTCTCGCCGGAGGCCGGTAGCCACCGATCAGCGGCTCGACCGCACGGTGCAGTTGGTCGAGCAGCCCGCAGGACGGGCCGGTCGCGGTGTCCGAAGGCCGTGTGGCGAAGCGGGTCAGGAAGTCGGTGTGCAGGCCGGTGCCGGTCTGGATGCGCGTGATGTCCAGCGGGAGCGGGAGGTGACCGCACATGCGTGCCAGCAGGCCGGCTTCGGCCAGCGTGACGGCGAGCAGTTCGACTGTCCGCTCCGGCTCGGCCGTCAGGCGGGAGGCCAGGGAGGGTCCGGTCACCGCCCGGGTGAACAGCACATCGTCGACGAGGCAGGCGGACGGCACCCGGGGTTCGAGCGGAGAGAGCCAACGCAGGCAGGCCGCTTCCCGTCGAACGCCGGCGTCGTCCGTTCCCCGGGCGACCTTTGCGTACCACTCACCGTCCCCCGACACCATGACCCGCCGCACATGAGCGCCCAGGGACCCGAGGGGCGAGGACACCCGCACCTGGCCGCCCGGCCAGGCCACGGCGACGGCCCGCCGAACCCGCTCCTCCAGTTCCGTCGCGTCCCGTGTCCGCCCCGCCATCGCGGCGGCGCCGGCCGGTCCCCCGTTCCTGGCGAGGGCGAACGCCTCGGCCTGAGTGCGGCGGATGATCCCCCACGCGTCGAACTGCTTGGTCAGCCAGGTGTTGGACACACCCCACCGGATGCACAGCGAATGAAAACTTTCACCCGCCAGGTAGGCGGTGACCACCTCGGCCCGCGATGCCTCGACGGCAGCACGCCGGGCCGCACTCCCGGCCACAGGGCTGTTGACCATCACACTCACTCCGGTACACGTCATGTCGTCGGGGGCAGGGAGGCGAGGAAGGAGTCCACGGCGTGCTGCGGGTCGAACATCGCCCAGGAGCACGGCGGCGGGTGGCCCTCGTAGAGCACGCAGCACTCCTCGCCCGCACCGGGGCGCGGCGGGCAGTCGCGCAGTGGTTCCCACCGCAGGTCGAGGTCCAGCTCGGACCAGATCACCCACACCGCCTGGTCGGGCGATGCCGGCCACTCGGCCGCGTAGCCGGCGTGCTGGCGGCCGGGCGGATGGTCCGCGAGCGCGCACCGGACGATCCTGCTCCCTGCGCCGAGGGCGATGGCCAGGTACATCGGGAGCCGGACCTCGCGGCCGCACACGACGGGGCGCATCAGCCGCACTCCCCGCTGGCCCGTCCCCCGGCGGTGGCCGGCACGGCTCCACCACCGGGAGACGGGGGTATCTCGGCCGCCGACGGACGAGGCTTCGTCAGGCCGGTGATCAACCCCCACCACTGCCGCCCCAGCCCGGTGCGCGGCCGGCGGTGCAGCCCACCCGCCCGATACCGAACTCCCCGCGGCCGGCCCGCCTCCGGCGACGCGTACAGCCGCACCTCGGCACCCTGCTCATCGACCGGCAGGTGCGCTGCGGCCTCGGTGTAGTCCTCCACGGCCCCCTCCAGCACGTTCAGACACGGACCGCAGGCGTAGAGAGGAGCCTGCCGGGTTGGCGGAGACGTCATGACCGTGCCCACACACAGCACGAGCCTCGTCTCACCGCAGTAGAACCAGCACGCCCCAATCACCCACGAGACGCCCATCCCCTCCACGGTGCCCGTGCCGGTCACCGGTCCTCCTCCTCGGCGAGGACCCGCACGAGCCAGAGGAAGAGGCCCACCCACGCGACGAACAGACCGACCGCGGCGACCAACCCGACCGCCAGCACCCGCCCCACCACCACACCGGCCGGCATCACACCACCGCCTCAGCGGCCTCGGGGACGAGCGGCACGACGAACCACACCGTCTTCCCACCCCGCGCGACCGGCCGGCACCCGAAGTCCTGACACATCTCCCGCAACAGCCACAACCCACGCCCGCAGTCCGAGTCCCAGTCCGGCTCCCGCACAACCGGCAACACCGGCGACCGATCCCGCACCGCAACCCCGACCTGGCCGTCACGCCGCGCCACCCGCAACCGGCACCACGGATCACCCGCGTGCCGCGCCACGTTCGTCAGCAACTCCGAGACCCCCAGGCGCGCCACCTCAATCGCATCCGGCGACGCGTCCCAGTCCCCCAACACCAACGACACCGTCCGCCGCCACGTCTCCACCTGCCGAAAAGCAGCCAGCAGATCCCAAGCGAAAACATGCCGCTCGGCGATCTGCACCGGGACCGTCATGACACCTCCTGAACTGCCGGCACGCCCTCGTCGGTCAGCAACCGGAGTCCGCGAGGGCGTGGGCATGGCGACCGCTTGTTGCCGTTGGGGATCGGCCGAACGCATGCCTCACAGTCGTGTGACCTTGAGGTGCGTTCACGCAATCGACGATGCATGCTCGGCATTCCAGCTCGCAACCTTGTCGGTTATATTCGCCACAGTTGGCGCACCAGACCAGGGACTTGTGCACCGCAAGGGCGTCAACATGCACCTGCGACTTCTCACAGACACCGAGAGGGTGTGAACTGTCACCATGCCGAATGTTCGGGCTGTCCCGACTCTCCGCAGACGCCGCCTCGGCGACGCGCTTCGCAAGCACAGGAACGCAGCAGGCAAGAGCCTCGAGGTGGCGGCCAGGGCGATGGGGTGGGACGAGTCCAAGCTCTCCCGGATTGAGAACGCCAAGGCTCGGCTGCGCTGGCAGGATGTCGGTCCGCTGCTGAAGCAGTACGGCGTGGATGACCCGGACGTCGTGTCAGCCCTCGAAGGACTGGCCAAGGACGCGGGCCACCAGGGCTGGTGGCAGGCATACGGCGCTGTGGTGGATCTCAGCTACCGGGACTACATCACGCTGGAGACCGACGCGGAGAGCATCCACATCTACTCCCCCGGGCTGATCCCCGGTCTGCTGCAGACCGGCGCATATGCCCGTGAGATCATCGCAGCGATGTCGGCAACGCGAACGCCGGAGGAGGTTGCAGCTCTCGCGGAAGTACGCAAGGCCCGCCAGGCCATCCTCACGGCCAGACAGGGCGGCCCTCTCAGGCTATGGGCGGTCATCCACGAAGCCAGCCTGCACCAGCGCTTCGCTTCTCAGCCGACGCTGATGCGAGACCAGCTCCGCCACCTGCTCGACATGGCCACCTTGCCGAACGTGACCATCCAGATAATGCCAGTCGCAGCCAGCCCACACCCGGGCATGTTGGGGCTGTTCGAGGTCGTGCGCTTCCCGCACCCATCCCCCACCATCATCAACATCGAGAACATCAGGGGCGGGAATTTCGTCGAGGGCACTGACGACGTCAAAGTGTTCGAGGCCGCTTTTGAACGGGTCGTTGCCGCAGCACTCTCTGTCGACGATTCCCGCGCGAGGATTCTGAAAATCATGGAAAGGACCGGGCCGTGAACCCGAACACGAAGGATGATCTGTACGCCATCGACCTGAGCAGTGCCACATGGCGCAAATCACCGCTCAGCAACGGGCCTGAACAGTGCGTGGAGATTACCGATCTCCCGGGAGGCGGAATCGCCATCCGTGATTCCAAGAACCCGGAACGCGAAGCGCTGCGCTACACCGCCGACGAATGGCACGCATTCAAGACCGGCCTTGCCGAGGGATTGCTCTGACAGGCACCCCGGTCATCGACCGTACTGACAG
Proteins encoded:
- the fabG gene encoding 3-oxoacyl-ACP reductase FabG, yielding MAERTGTHPGGGEAGAGRPRVALVTGAARGIGAATAVRLAAEGRAVAVLDLAEDACARTADRIRAAGGTALALGADVTDPAAVTAAVDRVAAELGPPVVLVNNAGVIRDNLLFRMSEDDWDTVIAVHLRGAFLMARACQKHMVDAGFGRIVSLSSSSALGNRGQANYAAAKAGLQGFTKTLAVELGRFGITANAVAPGFIETDMTAATAARVGMDFEDFKTAAAASIPVGRVGRPEDVAGAVAYLTGDDAGFVSGQVLYVAGGPLD
- a CDS encoding DUF3037 domain-containing protein, yielding MSAAHDVFEYAVLRVVPRVERGEFINAGVLLYCRGRAFLAARTHLAEERLRALDPAADVTGVRAALHAAESVCRGGAPAGAAAGDEIGRRFRWLVAPRSTVVQPGPVHTGLTDDPAASLDRLLHVLVR
- a CDS encoding DUF397 domain-containing protein, whose translation is MNPNTKDDLYAIDLSSATWRKSPLSNGPEQCVEITDLPGGGIAIRDSKNPEREALRYTADEWHAFKTGLAEGLL
- a CDS encoding site-specific integrase, with the translated sequence MGAPKTQDNQERRARLHIVPHLGHLPLRSITAADLRAYIARLDGVVVSVDYRRGILSELSSILEAAVDDKRLTANPMRAKSVRWPRAEKERREAWPLETALRVRDVISPRSRIAVVLGLGCGLRQGEVFGLSPEDIDYGRGVLRVRRQVQAIKGRLYFTLPKGKKTRVVDMPPMVAEELERHIEAFPPGEAELPWGKPEAAQRRKHSLLLTTRYGNAIAVNTWNTYTWKPALAKAGVIQPQAEGAKQWQWEASPQDGFHVLRHTFASIMLEAGESVVTVARWLGHSSPAITLGYYAHFMPEAGSKGRTAINGLLGRGESSMPNQTPQILPTADPGRPHSRNCPGGGRGM
- a CDS encoding HipA family kinase, giving the protein MLTEVAATRYVTPLREGGSLPGIVEADDLGTYVMKFTGAGQGRKSLVAEVVCGGLARRLGLRVPDLVRIWLDPVIGLAEPDQEVQALLKSSGGLNLGMDYLPGSLGFDPLAYEVGPAEAGRVLWFDALTANVDRSWRNPNLLVWHGDLWLIDHGAALIWHHNWPSADASAARPYDASDHVLAPFRPDLAGAVADLAPRVTPDLVADALADVPDAWLADEPGFDAPDDVRAAYVRVLTARAAGIHERITIGPPTPDRPSRAPGWLTGRLDPTRGGTK
- a CDS encoding helix-turn-helix domain-containing protein → MNVKGAAEYLGLSPHTLYVWRHRRQGPPSFRMGPRGRVMYRRSALDAWVREQERSDSRSNSELSPLSTPPQQRPDRDHRSV
- a CDS encoding ATP-binding protein → MTVPVQIAERHVFAWDLLAAFRQVETWRRTVSLVLGDWDASPDAIEVARLGVSELLTNVARHAGDPWCRLRVARRDGQVGVAVRDRSPVLPVVREPDWDSDCGRGLWLLREMCQDFGCRPVARGGKTVWFVVPLVPEAAEAVV
- a CDS encoding helix-turn-helix transcriptional regulator, whose protein sequence is MPNVRAVPTLRRRRLGDALRKHRNAAGKSLEVAARAMGWDESKLSRIENAKARLRWQDVGPLLKQYGVDDPDVVSALEGLAKDAGHQGWWQAYGAVVDLSYRDYITLETDAESIHIYSPGLIPGLLQTGAYAREIIAAMSATRTPEEVAALAEVRKARQAILTARQGGPLRLWAVIHEASLHQRFASQPTLMRDQLRHLLDMATLPNVTIQIMPVAASPHPGMLGLFEVVRFPHPSPTIINIENIRGGNFVEGTDDVKVFEAAFERVVAAALSVDDSRARILKIMERTGP